The sequence TTTGTATCTCAATCTCTGGCAACAAAATCAACTAGAAGCAATTCTACAATAAAGGGAAGAGAGAAGGGAGTAGGGAGTAGGGAGCTTCCGAGAGGGGGAGAATGGAGAGAATTCCGAAGAAAGGAAGAAAGGAATTCCGTTCCACCGTTCCCCCTAATCCCTACTATAAATTAACTTGTACCTAAAACAGCCCAAGCTTCTAACTTACTTTTAACACGACGAATAACCTCATCAGTAAACTCACTAGTAGTCATTCTTCCCCCCAAATCAGGAGTAGCGCAACCATCATAAAGACTCTCAAAGACACTCTCATAGATAGCGCGAGAAGCTTTATCAGCATCAGGAGTATTGACATAACTTAATAGTGCGGCTCCTGCTAGAATCATCGCCATAGGATTAGCGATATTTTTACCAAAGAGAGCGGGTGCTGTACCATGGGGAGCTTCAGCCATAACAGTTTTAACTTGGTTAGTTTGATCATCAAATCCCAGAACAATACTCTCTGAGCCAGCTATACTACCGTACATTTGCAACACCATATCTGACAATAAATCCCCATCCCTATTTAAAGCGGGAATTACCAAAGACTCTCCACTAGTTTGCAATAACAAAGCAAAGGTAGCATCAATGAGTAAAGGTTGATAATTAACGTCAGGGTGACGCTTAGCAGCTTCGTCTAACTCCTCTTTGAACATACCCTCATAGGTAGCACTAACAGTAAATTTAGGACCTCCAAAGACCTTAGCACCTGTACGTCTAGCGTATTGAAATGTAAACTCAGCTACAGAACGACAAACACGACGAGACAGTCTAGAAGTGCGATAGGCGATTTCATCACCATCGGGGGTAGTTTCTCGCCATTCTTTAGCCCCATAAGCATCATCTACCGCCATTCTGACAATAGCGATGGGGGAATAAACACCAGCGATAGGGGTAATTCGAGGAATTCTACGCCCTGTTCGCAGAATGACTTGTGCGTTTAATTTTTCCCGTAAAATAGCATTAGGACTCCCTACGTCTCCTGGAATTTCTGGAGTAATGGTAGCAGCTTTGAGAGAAAGTCCAGAAAGCACCGCAGCTTCTGCACAAGCTTTGACAACTTCGTTATTAGTAGCGCGACGATTTTCTAAACTTAAATCAAAATCTTGGAATTCTAAAGGTTGACGTATCACGGAGGGTTGTAAAACTCTCAGAGACTGAAGAAGTAATTCTTCTCCCGTTTGATCTCCGTGCATAACTACGATAATTGGGTGTTGTTGACTCATAAGTATTTTAAGATCACATTAAGCACAATTTACGTGACATATTCCCACACTGAATCCTAGATTACAGTGTAGGCTTCTTGTCTTTCACCTGAGAAGATGATTGACCGTTTTTTCGTGAGGCGATGCCCAACCCCACTTTTTGAATCAATATAGCTGAATTTAAGTCTCTATCGATGCTTAATTCACCATAAGATTACTGAGGGAAAATTTACATCGCTCTTGAACCATAGTTAAGTAATTTTTCTAAACTAGCTAAACGATGTTGCCAAGCTTTCACCTGGTAAATATTATCAGACTGATGTTCCCACATCCAATAGTCAAATCTTCTCCGAAAAGCAGATAGTTGAATCTGTGCGGTTAATAAATTTTTACGCGAGGGATCTTCTGCTAAACGATCTAAACTAGCAGCGAGAGAGTCCACCTGTTTACTCCACTCTTGCATAGTTTTGGTATCCATGACCAATTCATTTTGAGAGATTAAAAAACTCCACTCTCTCTGTAATCCCTGATAACGTTGAGATAAAGTTTGAAAGGGTTGGCGATAAGGAAGAGGTTGCTCAACATTTCCCTGGGTTTTTCGTAATATTCTTTCTAAACTAGGTGTAAAATTTTCTGTAGCAAATAAAGCATAACCATCTGGAGAAATATTGCGCAATAATTGCATTCTATCGATAGTTACTAACTCAGAATTATTAATAGTAATTCCTGGAATAATTAAAGTAGAATTGCCTTGATTATTTTCAAGAATCTGACTGGTAGTTAAAGTTAATTCTTCATTATTTAAGCCATAACTCATTAAGACGATTAAATCTACCCATTCATTCTCCGCCCAATATTCCCAATGTTGTTGGATAGTTTTTAATCTTTGTTCTTTAGGAAGGGGAAAAACCGCAGTAGAGATGATTAAATCAGGTCGGTCTTGTTTTAACTGTTGAGAAGCAGTAAAGACAAAATTATTAACTTGATTAATCTTAAAATCGTTCCAATCAGACCAAAGGGGGTGTTTAGAGTCTATATTAAGAGGATCTACTCCCGTTAAAGCTTGGAATTGTTGTCGAGACTTTTTACCATAACCAGAAGATTGTTTAATGTCTGGATTCTGAAAAGGATAACGAATATAATCTAAATGAATACCATCTACTTGATAGTTATTGCTAATTTCATTTAAAACCGATAATAAATATTGTTGAACCTCGGGATTAGCTGGATCGTAAAAAGCTTTTTTTTGTTGAGTATTATAGTCAAAAGGATCTCCCTGTCTATTTCTGATTAACCAGTCAGGATGAAGGGAAAGTACAGGACCTAAATAATCAATAGGGCGATCGCTGATGCGATTATGGGCTTGATTAGCCGCGGCGAATACCCACACCCAAGCGTGTAACTCCATTCCTCGTTCATGAGCAAGATTAACCGCGGTTGCTAAGGGGTCCCAACCTTTAATTAGAGGATTTTGTTCAGGTGCAACACGACTAGGGTAAATGGGGTAACTAGCGTTAAGGGTTTCAAAAAAAACTGTATTAATCCCAGAAGCTGCCATGCGATCGAAGATTCTCGCTAGATTCTGGGGGGATTTTGCTTTAACAATTGTACCACGATCTACCCACATCGCTCTCACCTCTGGTTGAGCTAGCAGGCGATCGGTAGGATAGTTGTTAAGCAATAAATTACGTGTTTGATACCATTGTTGTCTAGCTTTTTGGTACTCCTGTTGTCTAATTAGTTCTAGAAATTGCTGATGTTTTTTTTTTGCTTCTGCTAAAACTTGATGTGATTTACTGCTGTATATTTCCTCTTGAGGGGCGATCGCTAGTTGAGTTGGTTGATCGTTATTTAAATTATCTATGACTATTTGAGTAGTAGATAAATCCAGGCTAGAATTATGAGCTTCTATCATATTGAGGGTAGTTTGATAACGAGCGATTAACCCTTCTAACTCTTGATTCATCCCTTGCATCTGCTCAATGTGAACGGATTCTGACTCAGTTTTGCTATTTTGTTTTTGCAGCACATCAGGAAAGAGAACATCTCTCTCTGTTATTGGGTTACAGGGTTGAGGATCTACTCTGGTGCTAGTAGTACTAATATATTGACCGTGATAATTTAAGGCAGCAGTTAGCCATGCTATATCCGTAGCTGCCGAAGATACAGCATCTACTCCCCAACGCCAACCTATAAAAATAGCACTATCATTAAAGATAACCGCAGGAGGTGCTCCATCTGCTGACCAGACTGCTGCTGTTTCACTAGGTAACTCTTGATTAAGTTGGAGTACTCCTCCTTGGAGATTAGCGGTTAAACCATCGTAGCTAATCCAAGCTTGCTCTGCTTGGGGTTGTAATTTAGTAGCAACTGGTAGAGCATAGTCCCAAGAAGCACCAAATAGAGATTGTAACTGCTCCCTTACTTCTCTATTAGCGAGGTTACCCGTAGGACCTGTAACAATTACTCGTCCTCCTTGCAACATCCAAGTTTCTAAAGATCTAGCTTGAGCATAGGTGATATTTTCAACGTTAGGTAAGAGTAAAACCCTGACATTATCTAGATCTGCCGCTGACTGCAACTCCTCGGCGTCTAAAATACAATAGTCGATATTCATTAAATTGAGACGACTAGTAATTTCTGCCCATTGTTTTTGGTT comes from Gloeocapsa sp. DLM2.Bin57 and encodes:
- a CDS encoding glycoside hydrolase family 10 protein yields the protein MFKFLKQLPRIIGLGSLVLPLSLIANPAFAFMDQLGIVRSTYNQKQWAEITSRLNLMNIDYCILDAEELQSAADLDNVRVLLLPNVENITYAQARSLETWMLQGGRVIVTGPTGNLANREVREQLQSLFGASWDYALPVATKLQPQAEQAWISYDGLTANLQGGVLQLNQELPSETAAVWSADGAPPAVIFNDSAIFIGWRWGVDAVSSAATDIAWLTAALNYHGQYISTTSTRVDPQPCNPITERDVLFPDVLQKQNSKTESESVHIEQMQGMNQELEGLIARYQTTLNMIEAHNSSLDLSTTQIVIDNLNNDQPTQLAIAPQEEIYSSKSHQVLAEAKKKHQQFLELIRQQEYQKARQQWYQTRNLLLNNYPTDRLLAQPEVRAMWVDRGTIVKAKSPQNLARIFDRMAASGINTVFFETLNASYPIYPSRVAPEQNPLIKGWDPLATAVNLAHERGMELHAWVWVFAAANQAHNRISDRPIDYLGPVLSLHPDWLIRNRQGDPFDYNTQQKKAFYDPANPEVQQYLLSVLNEISNNYQVDGIHLDYIRYPFQNPDIKQSSGYGKKSRQQFQALTGVDPLNIDSKHPLWSDWNDFKINQVNNFVFTASQQLKQDRPDLIISTAVFPLPKEQRLKTIQQHWEYWAENEWVDLIVLMSYGLNNEELTLTTSQILENNQGNSTLIIPGITINNSELVTIDRMQLLRNISPDGYALFATENFTPSLERILRKTQGNVEQPLPYRQPFQTLSQRYQGLQREWSFLISQNELVMDTKTMQEWSKQVDSLAASLDRLAEDPSRKNLLTAQIQLSAFRRRFDYWMWEHQSDNIYQVKAWQHRLASLEKLLNYGSRAM
- a CDS encoding isocitrate dehydrogenase — translated: MSQQHPIIVVMHGDQTGEELLLQSLRVLQPSVIRQPLEFQDFDLSLENRRATNNEVVKACAEAAVLSGLSLKAATITPEIPGDVGSPNAILREKLNAQVILRTGRRIPRITPIAGVYSPIAIVRMAVDDAYGAKEWRETTPDGDEIAYRTSRLSRRVCRSVAEFTFQYARRTGAKVFGGPKFTVSATYEGMFKEELDEAAKRHPDVNYQPLLIDATFALLLQTSGESLVIPALNRDGDLLSDMVLQMYGSIAGSESIVLGFDDQTNQVKTVMAEAPHGTAPALFGKNIANPMAMILAGAALLSYVNTPDADKASRAIYESVFESLYDGCATPDLGGRMTTSEFTDEVIRRVKSKLEAWAVLGTS